In one window of Chryseobacterium sp. JV274 DNA:
- a CDS encoding helix-turn-helix domain-containing protein, whose translation MKSLQFSVPADTNKSIRIQEDIMPNFYPYFHRHTETQIMWILKGHGTLAIEQNLFNFEAGDIFYLGANQSHVFRGNFDKDEKQKVHSISIFFDPYKKIAAFFDLPEFGELKSFIAHSEVGFQVAPKLKINIGENIAALQKTEGVEQIIDFIRILNHLMQNRHLHIPLSSEKNLPNHISDYDQRIIDAQTFIKKNFAQTKLTLDSIAREACMTPQAFCRSFKKRTRITYIEYLNELRVQRACRLLTSSNMYSISSVAFNSGFNSLTNFNRVFKSIMKYSPKEYLKHYKEATIEQ comes from the coding sequence ATGAAGAGTCTTCAGTTTTCAGTCCCTGCCGACACCAACAAAAGTATCCGCATTCAGGAAGATATAATGCCCAATTTTTATCCTTATTTCCATCGCCATACGGAAACCCAGATCATGTGGATTCTTAAAGGACACGGAACATTGGCCATAGAACAGAACCTCTTCAATTTTGAGGCTGGTGACATTTTCTATCTGGGCGCCAATCAGTCGCATGTCTTCAGGGGTAATTTTGATAAAGATGAAAAGCAAAAAGTTCATTCTATCTCTATATTTTTTGATCCTTATAAAAAGATCGCCGCATTTTTCGACTTGCCGGAATTTGGGGAACTTAAAAGTTTTATTGCCCATTCAGAAGTCGGTTTTCAGGTTGCTCCTAAACTAAAAATAAATATTGGGGAAAACATTGCAGCATTACAAAAAACAGAAGGAGTAGAACAGATCATAGATTTCATCCGCATTTTGAACCATCTTATGCAAAACAGACATCTGCATATTCCTTTATCTTCGGAAAAAAATCTTCCTAATCACATTTCAGACTATGATCAAAGAATTATAGATGCCCAGACCTTTATTAAGAAGAACTTTGCCCAAACGAAACTTACCCTTGACAGTATTGCCCGGGAAGCCTGTATGACCCCGCAGGCATTCTGCAGATCCTTTAAAAAACGAACCCGAATCACTTATATTGAATACCTTAATGAGCTCCGTGTACAGCGAGCATGCAGACTATTGACATCCAGCAATATGTACAGTATTTCTTCGGTTGCTTTTAATAGCGGATTCAACAGTCTTACCAATTTTAACCGCGTTTTTAAGTCCATTATGAAATATTCACCTAAAGAATACCTAAAGCATTACAAAGAGGCTACCATAGAGCAATAA
- a CDS encoding zinc-dependent metalloprotease codes for MKKFKLLLLVSLFPIIGFAQENRPHECKADEMMKKHFELHPESKAEYENFEKFTKDFVKKMESNKTPLNNTINNPTYIIPVVFHVYGESQSNVKVNYQKVVDLLEQINLNFNGINTDSNTVDPDFQSIKRALSIEFRLAKIDPTGKATSGVVFHPFKGGYGNGGGYDAQIGADAWDNTKYMNVYIQNDLYANKDLYQSGVAWYPDSYMTSVNTSRVVYNGRYIFNAAGTVASNEFSDTFTHEFGHWLNLQHTFNVLCSTANPGNDGDGVADTPVENNSNGLGCAAGNNCLGQKVNVENYMGYNGSSGCYKMFTNGQVNRMLAALNHPSRINLWQPANLAATGVANTPPKLTLSNSTFTENLNNNGAVSLDGTVASAPTSTITLNGATFAVPNGTTLTAGTHFTSSLPAGLTATIAVTSPTTATLTINGAATSHPKSQVLNSSITFLNGAITGGVTSLGSTTALALTFSYKDPYKIVTGTPLESYANPTATTVTTNSGATWKYFIINPELSDDAGYGAWYYGANQLKFETYWKGLVCETGTRNISLIPACTTITNANNIGYPTGTPGQLDVYTPTYTNWSGQTAYVGFRNQFEGYNINGYFKLIVGANGSNYSVTEFGYNTQPYGSITTPCALSLSSAGVDTTNSETSIYPNPVSDVLNIKTKGKIKSISVYDMFGRKMNAKVIGDKVDVKHFLSGTYLIDIETSLGKSSQKFIKK; via the coding sequence ATGAAAAAATTTAAATTACTACTACTTGTTTCCCTATTTCCAATAATAGGTTTTGCTCAGGAAAATAGACCTCATGAGTGTAAAGCAGATGAAATGATGAAAAAACATTTTGAACTGCACCCTGAATCTAAGGCTGAATATGAAAATTTTGAGAAATTCACCAAAGATTTTGTAAAAAAAATGGAATCAAACAAAACTCCATTGAATAATACGATCAACAATCCAACCTACATCATCCCTGTGGTTTTTCATGTGTATGGAGAATCTCAGAGTAATGTAAAAGTAAATTACCAAAAAGTAGTTGACTTACTGGAACAAATCAACTTAAACTTCAATGGAATCAACACTGATTCAAACACCGTAGATCCTGATTTCCAATCTATTAAAAGAGCATTAAGTATTGAATTTCGATTAGCTAAAATTGATCCAACCGGAAAAGCAACAAGCGGAGTGGTATTTCACCCTTTCAAAGGTGGATATGGCAACGGAGGTGGATATGATGCACAAATTGGCGCAGATGCATGGGATAATACAAAGTATATGAATGTGTATATACAAAATGACCTATATGCTAATAAAGATTTATATCAATCAGGAGTTGCCTGGTATCCGGATTCATACATGACTTCAGTAAATACATCCAGAGTTGTTTATAATGGGCGTTATATATTCAATGCCGCAGGAACAGTAGCTTCAAACGAGTTTTCTGATACATTCACTCACGAATTTGGGCATTGGTTAAATCTTCAACATACGTTTAATGTTCTTTGTTCAACTGCGAACCCTGGTAATGATGGTGATGGAGTTGCTGACACCCCTGTAGAAAATAATTCTAATGGATTAGGATGTGCAGCTGGCAACAATTGTCTTGGACAAAAAGTGAACGTTGAAAACTATATGGGATACAATGGTTCTTCCGGTTGTTATAAAATGTTTACCAATGGACAAGTCAACAGAATGCTAGCCGCATTAAATCATCCTTCGAGAATAAATTTATGGCAGCCCGCAAACTTAGCCGCAACCGGTGTTGCCAATACTCCACCTAAATTAACCCTTAGCAACAGTACATTTACAGAGAACTTAAACAATAATGGAGCCGTGTCATTAGATGGAACAGTAGCATCTGCCCCTACATCAACGATTACGCTAAACGGAGCAACATTTGCCGTACCCAATGGAACAACTCTTACTGCAGGAACACATTTCACTTCTTCATTACCAGCAGGACTAACAGCAACTATAGCAGTTACAAGCCCTACTACTGCTACACTTACCATAAATGGTGCGGCAACCAGTCATCCTAAAAGTCAGGTCCTGAATTCATCAATTACATTCCTAAACGGGGCTATAACAGGAGGCGTAACTTCATTAGGATCAACTACAGCTTTGGCATTAACTTTTTCTTACAAAGATCCTTATAAAATAGTTACAGGAACTCCTCTGGAAAGTTATGCCAACCCAACAGCAACAACAGTAACAACCAATTCCGGGGCAACTTGGAAATATTTTATCATTAATCCGGAGCTTAGTGATGATGCAGGGTATGGCGCTTGGTACTATGGAGCAAATCAATTAAAATTTGAAACCTATTGGAAAGGATTAGTATGTGAAACAGGAACACGAAATATTAGCTTAATTCCGGCTTGCACCACTATAACTAATGCAAATAATATAGGTTATCCAACTGGTACTCCCGGACAACTTGACGTATACACTCCTACATATACTAACTGGTCTGGCCAAACCGCTTATGTTGGTTTTAGAAACCAATTCGAAGGCTACAACATTAACGGCTATTTCAAACTGATTGTGGGGGCAAATGGTTCAAATTATTCTGTAACAGAGTTTGGATATAATACACAACCATATGGCAGCATTACAACCCCTTGTGCATTATCATTATCCTCTGCAGGCGTTGATACAACAAACTCAGAAACATCCATCTATCCAAATCCAGTTTCTGATGTATTGAATATTAAAACAAAAGGGAAAATTAAATCAATTTCTGTTTACGACATGTTTGGAAGAAAAATGAATGCTAAAGTTATTGGTGATAAGGTTGATGTTAAACACTTCCTAAGCGGAACTTATTTAATTGATATTGAAACTTCTTTAGGGAAATCTTCCCAAAAATTCATTAAAAAATAG
- a CDS encoding 4-hydroxyproline epimerase codes for MNRTFFCIDSHTCGCPVRLVAGGGPILKGNSMMERRLHFMKEYDWIRKGLMFEPRGHDMMSGSILYPPIDEENDIGVLYIETSGCLPMCGHGTIGTVTIAIEEGLIFPKIPGKLRLETPAGLILIDYVQEGKKVTSVKLTNVKSFLYAENLEVECPDLGVIKADVAYGGNFYAIIDPQENFRDISDFTASQLIHYGKIIRKLLNEKYPFIHPENEHITGLSHIQWTGNPKDPEASGRNAVLVGENALDRSPCGTGTSARMAQWYAKGKLKEGEEFIHESYIGSQFIGRIEGTDTVDGKSAIIPSVEGWARITGYNHIIIDDEDPYWQGFQVM; via the coding sequence ATGAACAGAACATTTTTTTGTATAGATTCGCACACCTGCGGCTGCCCTGTACGTCTTGTTGCAGGAGGTGGCCCCATTTTAAAAGGAAATTCCATGATGGAGCGCAGGCTTCACTTTATGAAAGAGTACGACTGGATCCGGAAAGGGCTCATGTTTGAACCTCGAGGTCATGATATGATGAGTGGGAGTATTTTGTATCCGCCTATTGACGAAGAAAATGATATCGGAGTTTTATATATTGAAACCAGCGGATGTCTTCCCATGTGCGGGCACGGAACAATCGGGACCGTAACCATTGCCATAGAAGAAGGTCTGATTTTTCCTAAAATTCCCGGAAAACTGCGCCTTGAAACACCTGCAGGACTTATTCTCATTGATTATGTACAGGAAGGCAAAAAAGTAACGTCTGTAAAACTGACCAACGTAAAATCTTTTCTGTATGCTGAAAATCTGGAAGTTGAATGTCCGGATCTTGGAGTAATAAAAGCAGATGTAGCTTATGGCGGAAACTTCTATGCGATTATAGATCCACAGGAAAATTTCAGAGATATTTCTGATTTTACAGCCAGCCAGCTTATTCATTATGGAAAGATCATCAGAAAATTACTCAATGAAAAATACCCATTTATTCATCCTGAGAATGAACACATTACAGGATTAAGCCATATTCAATGGACAGGCAATCCCAAAGATCCTGAAGCAAGCGGACGAAATGCTGTTTTAGTGGGAGAGAATGCCCTGGACCGTTCACCATGCGGAACAGGTACTTCTGCAAGAATGGCTCAATGGTATGCTAAAGGTAAATTAAAAGAGGGGGAAGAGTTTATCCATGAAAGCTATATCGGATCCCAATTCATCGGCAGAATTGAAGGAACGGATACTGTTGATGGAAAATCAGCAATTATTCCGTCAGTAGAAGGCTGGGCAAGAATTACCGGCTATAACCATATTATTATTGATGATGAAGATCCTTATTGGCAGGGATTTCAGGTTATGTAA
- a CDS encoding dihydrodipicolinate synthase family protein has protein sequence MSTKLNWEGIYPAVLTPFTKEGEIDFEMFTLNTEAQIKAGVHGIILAGTLGEASALETEEKFELLKYAKKITQGRIPVILNLSENTTKNAIYFAQKAKESGADGLMLLPPMRYKADSREVVEYFKAVATATDLPILIYNNPVDYGIYVTLEMFEELIECPTIQAVKESTRDLANVTRMINRFGKRIKILGGVDTICLETLMLGADGLVAGLVDAFPNETMAMYNSVKTGKYDKAIAIYRWFMPLLELDIHPKLIQYIKLAATAEGISSPYVRAPRLELHGEEAETVKKIIEEGIANRPVLD, from the coding sequence ATGAGTACAAAACTAAACTGGGAAGGTATTTATCCTGCTGTATTAACTCCTTTTACCAAAGAAGGTGAGATCGACTTTGAAATGTTTACTCTCAATACAGAAGCCCAGATTAAAGCAGGCGTTCATGGAATTATCCTTGCAGGAACATTAGGTGAAGCCAGTGCTTTGGAAACTGAAGAAAAATTCGAACTGCTGAAATACGCAAAAAAGATCACTCAGGGAAGAATCCCCGTTATTCTTAACCTTTCTGAAAATACGACCAAAAATGCCATATACTTTGCTCAAAAAGCTAAAGAATCAGGTGCTGACGGGCTTATGCTGCTTCCTCCTATGCGGTATAAAGCAGACAGCCGTGAAGTGGTAGAATATTTTAAAGCAGTAGCTACTGCTACAGATCTTCCTATCCTCATTTATAACAATCCTGTAGATTACGGAATATACGTCACCCTTGAAATGTTTGAGGAGCTTATTGAATGTCCAACTATTCAAGCTGTTAAAGAATCTACAAGAGATCTTGCCAATGTAACCAGAATGATTAACCGTTTTGGAAAAAGAATAAAAATTCTTGGTGGGGTAGATACCATTTGTCTGGAAACCCTCATGCTTGGTGCAGACGGCCTTGTGGCAGGTCTTGTAGATGCTTTTCCTAATGAAACTATGGCAATGTATAACTCCGTTAAAACAGGTAAATATGACAAAGCCATAGCAATCTACAGATGGTTTATGCCATTATTGGAACTGGATATTCATCCTAAACTTATTCAGTACATCAAACTGGCTGCTACAGCGGAAGGGATCAGCAGTCCTTATGTAAGAGCACCACGCCTGGAACTTCATGGCGAAGAAGCTGAAACAGTAAAAAAGATCATTGAAGAGGGCATAGCCAACCGCCCGGTATTAGATTAA
- a CDS encoding NAD(P)/FAD-dependent oxidoreductase, translated as MTQNKGKALIIGAGIAGLSSAYYLLQKGWSVEILEQNDLSNNCSYGNAGMIVPSHFTPLAAPGVVAQGIRWMFDSKSPFYVKPSFNADLFSWGVKFLKHSNQKHVDRSASAIRDLNLASSTLYNEIAAKDEFDFELNQNGILMLYKTEKVREEETELAHKAINLGLTVDILDQKGIQELEPNIRVDVIGGINYKCDGHMNPMKLMKQMISYLKNNGVVFYTHHKVTGFETSERMIKTVIANDKKFTADCFVMTGGSFLPELAQKAGIKIQLMPGKGYSFMHTPENPVNTLNHAALLLEARVAVTPMNGQIRFGGTMELASHHDKINMKRVEGIVRSIPQYLPDFQMHYKKESEIWFGYRPCAPDGLPYLGQSSQLKNLIIAGGGGMMGLSLGPIFGKTVSELANGQKPTVDINIFNPERFS; from the coding sequence ATGACACAAAATAAAGGAAAAGCACTCATTATTGGTGCAGGAATAGCAGGTTTAAGCTCCGCCTATTATCTTTTACAGAAAGGCTGGAGTGTAGAAATCCTGGAGCAGAATGATCTTTCCAACAATTGTTCTTATGGCAATGCAGGAATGATTGTACCCAGCCACTTTACTCCGTTAGCAGCACCGGGTGTTGTTGCCCAAGGAATCCGATGGATGTTTGATAGCAAAAGCCCGTTTTATGTAAAGCCTTCATTTAATGCTGATCTGTTTTCCTGGGGAGTCAAGTTCTTAAAACACTCCAATCAGAAGCATGTAGACCGTTCGGCATCAGCGATCAGAGACCTTAATCTGGCGAGCAGCACTCTCTATAACGAGATTGCAGCAAAGGATGAATTTGATTTTGAACTTAATCAGAATGGGATTCTGATGCTCTACAAAACCGAAAAAGTAAGAGAAGAAGAAACAGAACTTGCCCATAAAGCAATCAATCTGGGATTAACTGTTGACATTCTGGATCAAAAAGGAATTCAGGAACTTGAGCCTAATATCCGGGTGGACGTTATAGGAGGGATTAATTACAAATGTGATGGTCATATGAATCCAATGAAACTGATGAAACAAATGATCTCTTATCTTAAAAATAATGGTGTCGTTTTTTATACCCATCACAAAGTAACCGGATTTGAAACTTCAGAAAGGATGATTAAAACCGTAATTGCCAATGATAAAAAGTTTACAGCAGACTGTTTCGTCATGACAGGAGGTTCATTTCTCCCTGAACTGGCTCAGAAGGCAGGAATCAAAATTCAATTAATGCCCGGCAAAGGATATTCATTCATGCATACCCCAGAAAATCCGGTCAACACCCTGAACCATGCTGCCTTACTACTGGAAGCAAGAGTGGCTGTCACCCCTATGAATGGGCAGATCCGTTTCGGTGGAACGATGGAGCTGGCTTCCCATCATGATAAAATTAATATGAAAAGAGTAGAAGGTATCGTCCGGTCTATTCCTCAATATTTGCCTGACTTTCAAATGCATTATAAAAAGGAATCTGAAATATGGTTTGGCTACAGACCCTGTGCACCGGATGGGCTGCCTTATCTGGGACAGTCTTCCCAGTTGAAAAACCTGATTATTGCAGGCGGCGGCGGTATGATGGGATTAAGTTTAGGACCCATTTTTGGAAAAACAGTTTCAGAACTTGCCAATGGCCAAAAGCCAACTGTTGACATCAATATATTCAACCCTGAAAGATTTAGTTAA
- a CDS encoding aldehyde dehydrogenase (NADP(+)), whose protein sequence is MIEEASKENIDRRIQMAADAYQFLKNTTVKERAAFMNTVADKIETLGEELLTMAHSETSLPLARLTGEKARTAGQWRSYAKAVATGIYTEPRIDLAQPDKQKGDLRKYNVGIGPVVVFGASNFPFAFSTAGGDTASAIGAGCPVIVKAHPAHPNTSQLMADAITAAVKEFGWPEGIFSHITGTSYDIGAYLVQHQEIRAVAFTGSFTGGKALFDIANHRKDPIPVFAEMGSINPVFALPDLLENRAEAFAKEYLSSLTLGAGQFCTNPGVCIALKGEALDRFINTLKNGIQETIPANMLHKGIYESFEKHKTIAAEQPEVHIIATADTEIDEWQGRAMMIETSAQNFIKNPVLGEEVFGPFGIIVTCETREEMMEIAQQLKGQLTITLAATDEDARNNLTLINLLKDKCGRLLFNGMPTGVEVVYAMQHGGPFPSTTDSRFTSVGPDAVKRFIRPISFQNWPDEFLPEELKNENPLQINRIVNGEVNSGSLKLQTT, encoded by the coding sequence ATGATTGAAGAAGCATCAAAAGAGAATATTGATAGAAGAATTCAGATGGCTGCCGATGCCTATCAGTTTCTGAAGAATACCACTGTAAAAGAACGGGCGGCCTTCATGAACACAGTTGCCGATAAGATTGAAACATTGGGAGAAGAACTTTTGACAATGGCCCATTCTGAAACCTCACTTCCTTTGGCAAGACTTACCGGAGAAAAGGCAAGAACCGCAGGACAATGGAGAAGCTATGCAAAAGCTGTAGCCACAGGAATATATACAGAACCACGGATTGATCTTGCCCAGCCAGACAAGCAAAAAGGAGACCTCAGAAAATACAATGTAGGCATAGGACCTGTGGTTGTTTTCGGGGCAAGTAATTTTCCGTTTGCTTTTTCTACAGCGGGCGGTGATACGGCGAGTGCCATTGGAGCAGGCTGTCCTGTTATTGTAAAAGCGCATCCGGCACACCCTAATACCTCTCAACTAATGGCTGATGCCATAACAGCTGCTGTAAAAGAATTTGGATGGCCTGAGGGAATCTTCAGCCATATTACCGGAACATCCTATGATATTGGGGCTTATTTGGTCCAGCATCAGGAGATCAGAGCCGTTGCGTTTACCGGCTCATTTACCGGAGGAAAAGCTTTGTTTGACATAGCTAACCACCGTAAAGATCCCATTCCGGTTTTTGCAGAAATGGGAAGCATTAATCCTGTATTTGCCCTGCCGGATTTGCTTGAAAACAGAGCAGAAGCTTTCGCTAAAGAATATCTTTCCTCCTTAACATTAGGAGCAGGACAATTCTGCACCAACCCGGGAGTATGTATTGCTCTTAAAGGAGAAGCTCTGGACCGTTTTATCAATACCCTGAAAAACGGAATTCAGGAAACGATTCCCGCAAATATGCTTCACAAAGGGATCTATGAAAGTTTTGAAAAACATAAAACCATTGCAGCAGAACAGCCGGAAGTACATATTATTGCAACAGCAGATACAGAAATTGATGAATGGCAGGGACGTGCTATGATGATAGAAACCAGTGCCCAAAACTTTATAAAAAATCCTGTGCTGGGTGAAGAGGTTTTCGGACCCTTTGGGATCATTGTAACTTGTGAAACCCGGGAAGAAATGATGGAAATTGCTCAACAACTGAAAGGACAGTTAACAATTACCCTAGCAGCTACCGATGAAGATGCCCGGAATAACCTTACGCTGATCAATCTTCTGAAGGATAAATGCGGAAGATTACTATTCAACGGAATGCCTACAGGAGTAGAAGTTGTTTATGCCATGCAGCATGGAGGTCCTTTTCCTTCCACTACTGATTCCCGTTTTACCTCTGTAGGCCCGGATGCTGTCAAGAGGTTTATCCGTCCTATTTCTTTCCAAAACTGGCCGGATGAATTTTTGCCGGAAGAGCTGAAGAATGAAAATCCATTGCAGATCAACAGAATAGTAAACGGAGAAGTCAATTCAGGATCATTAAAATTACAGACAACATGA